The Vreelandella piezotolerans genomic interval GCCAACATGACTTCGTATTCGAGTTTAGTTTTGGCCTATCTGGCCTAGTGTCGCAAGCTGCTGAGTCAGGTAGGCGCTGGTCTGATTCATTTGACCTACCATGCTGTCCATCGCAGCGAACTGAGCCCGGTAGCGCTCAACCGTTTGGTCGATACGGCTTTCCGTTGTCGCGAAGCGATCGTTTAGCGACGAAACCCGACGCTCCGAGCTGCTCACAGCGTTTTCCAGTCGTCCGCTTGGCCCGACGAGCTGCTCGACCGTCGCTGAAATTTGTCCTGCCATGCCATTCTCACTGGAGGTGCCTGCAAAGAAGTCCATTAACTGATCGGGTTGATTAGCGATGATGCCATCAAGCTGCTCATCATCGATTGCTAACGTTCCATCCAACTGAAGAGAGATGCCAATATCGGAGAGCATATTGAAGCCATCCCCACCCAGGCTACGGCTTAGTGCTTGGCGCAAGGTAGTTTCGACTGCCCGTGTGGCGCTGTCACCATTCAGCTCGCCCGCACTATCGCTTTCCGGATTATAGGCAGTCAGGCTGCCAATGGTATTTTTCAGCGCGTTGTAATCATCGACAAACGCCGTTATCTGCTCACGAATTGCCTCACTGTCCTGAGAAACCGTCAAAGTGCTGCTGGCGTTGGCTTCTGATAGGGTCAGCGTCACGCCTTGAATAGCATCCTCAATGCGATTGGTGGCACTGACGATATCAATACCGTTGACATTGAACGCCGCATCCTGACCTGCTTGCACCACCTGCGTGTCGCTAGTGGCAACATTCGCGTCTAAAATTTGCGAAAAATTGGTACTTTGAATGCTGGCCGCAGCTCCTGTTTCCGTTGCATTCACAGAAAGACGATACCCTTCCCCATCATTAATGATCGAAGCACTCAAACGTCCATCGCTTTGTGCGTTGATAGCATCCCGCATGTCATTGAGCGTGCTTCCATCCTCGATCACAATGGGGTCTATGGCACCATCAGCGAGAGAAAAAGACAGCGTTTGTTGACCAGAGACGAGTGCCACATCCGGGGCGTCTAAACGCTCCGTGACTAAACTGCCTGCCGTGGCTAGCTGATCGACTTGGATATCGTACTGGCCTGGCTGGGCATCATTGCTACTCACAGCAGCAACGGCACCCCCTTCCACACTCGTACTTAGACTTTGAAAAGCGTCCTGCTCGTTCAATGCTTTAGCCGACGCCTGAAAAGCAGAGAGCGCGCTTTGCAACTGCCCATAAGCAGAAATTTGCGCCTGCTCTGTTTCGATCTGTTCCTGGATGGGTTCGAGTTTGGAACGTTCCGCCTGCTGCAGTTGCGTCAGTAAGCCATTGAGATCCAAGCCAGAACCAATACCTAACGATGTAATAGAAGCCATAATCAAGCCTTTATTGGTGCGTTTTTACTCGCTATTAGTCACTCCTAATCAAGAGGCAACGTATTTTCTAGCGCAGTCGACATTTCTTAACATCATTAACCGTTTTCTTTATCTTATATTTTTCGGCAGTGCACAGCACTACTTAACCAGTATGACGAACTTTTAAGTTTCTATATGTAAAAACAAGTAACATGAAGAATCTCACGCCAGTCATTGGATAACTTGTATCAACCATAGACCTTAAAGACTTCATTTTCTTGACAGTTAGCTATGGGTACCGCTCAGAAAGCGCTGAGAGCCTCACAAAATATAGACCTTGGTCTAATCCCCCTCCTGCATTATAATGCACTGCAGCACACCCATTTTGCTGCGAATGCAGGAGCCTCCCCCATGCCCGCCGAAGCGTTACCCTCTGCGTCGACTGCCTCCTTCCATATTCAGCGCAGCTTACGACACTGTCTCTCCAGCGTAGCCGAAATGCTGTATGAGAGCGGACACGTGCTCGAAACCATCACACTGACACAGCGAGGTCTGTCCCGCCAAGAGCTGGATAGGCTTCGCCAGCAGCACCCGCGCTGGGCGATTTGCCAAACCACCTTGGAAAAGAGCGACGCCGCCATGTTCAATGACTATGACCGCTTGGTATTGACGCCATTGGGCCGAGAGCTAATGTTCGATATGTTTGGTCAAGGCGCCGCCGACTGCGCTTGAGCATCATTAGCGATATGAAAACGCCCGCTGAGGAAGCGGGCGTTGGCAGATGCTGATGTCGCGCTGTGTTAGCACTGATATTTCAGTACTAATGCTTATGATCTGAGAGAACCGCTTAGCGCAGCCCTAACAGCGAAAGAATAAACAGCACGACAACGATCAGACCGATGATATAGATGATGTTACGCATAATGGCACTCCTTGCTTTTGCGTTTCATGGAAATCAAAGGGTTGC includes:
- the fliD gene encoding flagellar filament capping protein FliD, producing the protein MASITSLGIGSGLDLNGLLTQLQQAERSKLEPIQEQIETEQAQISAYGQLQSALSAFQASAKALNEQDAFQSLSTSVEGGAVAAVSSNDAQPGQYDIQVDQLATAGSLVTERLDAPDVALVSGQQTLSFSLADGAIDPIVIEDGSTLNDMRDAINAQSDGRLSASIINDGEGYRLSVNATETGAAASIQSTNFSQILDANVATSDTQVVQAGQDAAFNVNGIDIVSATNRIEDAIQGVTLTLSEANASSTLTVSQDSEAIREQITAFVDDYNALKNTIGSLTAYNPESDSAGELNGDSATRAVETTLRQALSRSLGGDGFNMLSDIGISLQLDGTLAIDDEQLDGIIANQPDQLMDFFAGTSSENGMAGQISATVEQLVGPSGRLENAVSSSERRVSSLNDRFATTESRIDQTVERYRAQFAAMDSMVGQMNQTSAYLTQQLATLGQIGQN